The stretch of DNA CGAGATGGTCCCTGATGATCATATAGGCCATCGCCGGCGGAATCGCCCCGATCTCGGTCACGATCAGGTCGACGTAGCGCCCCGGCGTGACGTCGAAGGCCGGGTTCCTGACCCGCACATGCGGCAGGCCCGCGGCGATCGCCGGATCGAGCACCTCGGCGGTTTCCCGCTCCTCGATCGCGATCCGCTCCCCGAGAATCGTCCTGGGGGCGAACTTGTAGGTCTCGGCGGCGACCAGCATCGGCGTCCTCGCCTCGTGGGCGGTGAGGGCGATCTGGGCGGTGCCGATCTTGTTCACCACCGCCCCGTTCACCGTGATCGCGTCCGCCCCGGTGATCACCAGGTCCACATCGTTGATATAACTCCTCACCGCCGAGTCCACGATGAAGTTCGTCGGGATCCCGGCGTCGTTTAGGGCCTGGATCGTCAGGAGCCCCTGGTTTCTCGGCCGAACTTCAGTGGCGAAGACCTCGATCGCCTTTCCCTCCCGGTGGGCGGTGAGGATGCAGGAGAGCGCCGCCTCTGAGTTGCAGTGGGTGAGGATCACGTCGCCGTCAGAGATATGGCGGGCGCCGATCTCGCCGATCCATTCAACTGCATGCCTGGACGAGAGGATGAACGAGTCCGAAGCCGCTTTTATCGCCGCCCTCCCCTCTTCGACGCCTTTCACGCCTTCGAGCGAACGCATCACCGCCTGCACGGCGTTCGGGAGAGAAACCGCCGTCGGGCGGGTGGCGACGAGGAGGTCGGCCGCCTCCTTCATGGAGCGGAGAAAGGAGGCGGTATCGGAAGTGTCCAGCCCGGCCGCATGGTCCCTGAGGGCGGCGACCGCCGACCGGGCGATCCGGCCCGCCCCCCTGATCTCCATGCTCCTGATCTGTTCTGCGGTTTCATTCAGCAACATACTTTAATGGAGTAGATGAATACCCGATCACATAAGCGTTACCTGTGTGCATCCATGACCGTCGCAGTGGTATTTGACAGTGCCGGCACGCTCCTGCGGAGCTACCGGACAGCACGGGACGTCCGCACTGGTGAGATTCTCTCAGACGTCGAGACGACCCTCCTCACCTGCCTGGACCGGGCGCGGGTGCTCATCGCCCTCAACGCCCATTCCAGGGACGTGATCGGAGCGCCGCCCGACCAGCTCCTCTCCTCGTACCTCTGTGCGCAGAATATCGGTTTCGGCGTCTCATGTCTCCGCCAGATCACGCCCCACGAAGACCTCGCACGGATCCTCTACTCCGACACAAACGCCATGGTCGGCGATCTCCAGGCCTGCATCAGGGACGTTTGGGGGACCCTGAAGGAAGAATCGCTGGTGGTGATGGACTCCGGGGCGATCCTCAACCTCACCATGCCGGGGATCGAGTTCACCGTCACCGCGGGTGGTCGCCCCTTCGAGGGGGCGAAGGAGGCGATCGCCGATCTCCACGCGATGGGGGTCGCCACCTTCATCGCCTCGGGCGACCGGGCGGCAAAACTCGAACGGATCGCCGACCACCTGGGCATCCCGCGTGACCAGGTGCACGGCATCGCCACGCCCTCGATCAAGGCGCAGATCGTCGACGACCTCAAAAAATGCTATGACGCCGTGGTGATGGTCGGGGACGGCATCAACGACCTCCAGGCCTTCAGGAAGGCGGATGTCGCCATCCTCTCAGAACAGCAGTCGAAGGAAAAGCCTCTTGAACTCTGCAAAGCGGCGGATTATATTGTCGGGAGTGTCAGGGAAGTTGTCCCCATCATCAGGGACCTCTCGGGAGACGCAATTGTCCCGATATAAAGGATAATATGATCTGACCTCTACACTACCCTTTAGGTATTAACGGAGTATATTATGACCGCGCTTATCACAGTCGAGAACCTCTGCATGGATTTTGGCGGGAAACGGGCTCTCAACAATATAAATTTTGAAGTCGCAGAAGGGGAGATCGTCGGTATCATCGGGCGGAGCGGCTCTGGAAAGACCGTTCTCCTTCACCTGATCAGAGGTGTCGACCAGCCGCCGACGAGCGGACGGGTGATCTACCACGTTGCGGCGTGCGAGGGGTGCGGCTGGGTGGACGTGCCGAGCGCAGCCGGAAAAACGTGCCCGAAGTGCGGCCAGACCCTGCAGCCGACCGACTTCGATCTCTGGGACCCCTCGAACGAGACGATGAAGCGGCGGATCATGGCGCGGACGGCGATCATGTTCCAGCGGACCTTCGCCCTCTACGGAAACGACCGGGTGATCGAGAATGTGCTGCACGCCCTCGAGGACATCAACTATCCCTCGAGCAAAGCGGTGAACCGGGCCGCCGATCTCCTCGACGAGGTCCGTCTCTCCCACCGCATGATGCATATCGCCCGCGACCTCTCGGGCGGCGAGAAACAGCGGGTGGTGCTCGCCCGCCAGCTCGCAAAGGAACCGTTCGTTCTCTTTGCCGACGAACCCACCGGCACCCTCGACCCGGGCACCGCCAACCTCGTCCACTCCATGCTCAACGAGGCCGCCAGGAATAACGATATGGGCATGATGGTCACCTCGCACTTCTCGCAGGTGATCGAGGACGTCGCCGACCGGGCGATCATGCTGAAAGACGGCGAGATCGAAGCGATAGGGTCGCCCCAGGAGGTCATCGCCCACTTTATGGAGGGGATCTCAGACGCAGAGACCTACACCAGGACCGACCTCGGGGCGAACGTCCTGATCGCCCGCGACGTGATCAAGCGCTACCTCTCGGTGGACCGCGGTATGGTGAAAGCGGTCAACGGCGTCTCCTTCGAGGTTGCGGAGAAGGAGATCTTCGGGATCATCGGGAAGAGCGGTGCGGGCAAGACCACGCTCTCGCGGATGATCTCCGGGATCATCGAACCGACGAGCGGCGAGATGAACGTCCGGATCGGCGAGGAATGGGTGGACATGACCAAGCCCGGCATCGAGTTCCGCGGCCGGGCGAAGGGATATATCGGGCTTCTGCACCAGGAATACGACCTCTTCCCCCACCGGACGGTCCTGGACAACCTCACCGATGCGATCGGGCTCGAGTTCCCGAAGGAGCTCGCGATCAGGAAGGCGGTCATCACCCTCCGCATGGCCGGTTTCACCGAGGAGAAGAGCCGGGAGATCCTGGACCGAAAACCGGGCGAACTCTCCGAGGGCGAGCGCCACCGCGTCGCCCTTGCCCAGGTGCTCATCAGGGAGCCCAGGATCGTCATCCTGGACGAGCCCACCGGCACCATGGACCCGATCACGAAGATCGACGTGAAGCACTCGATCATGCACGCCCGCGAGCAGATGGACGAGACCTTTATTGTGGTATCGCACGATATGGAGTTTGTGCGAGATATCTGCGACCGGGTCGCCCTGATGCGGGGCGGAAAGATCATCGCCCTCGGCACGTCTGCCGAGGTGCTGGCGCGTCTGACCGACGAGGAACGCGAGATCATGGGGAAACCCGGCGCGTGAAGGGGTGAAAGACGATGCACGTCCTCCTTGACGGCAGACGGGTGGAGGTTGCCGCGGGAGCGACGATCGGCGATCTCCTCCCCGGATGGGACACCACGACCGTGGTGGCGGTGATCCGCCCCGCGGCGAAACAGGCGGCGCAGACCGGGCATATCAGGCTCTCGACCACCGCGGGCGAGGTGGTGATCGAGACCACCCCCCTTTTTGCAGCCGTTTTCGGCGACGATATCGATATTTTTAATGGGGAACTCTCTCTGCGGTGGAACGACCGCTATGCCGCGGCGTTCGGGCCGTTTCCATCGGCGATCCTCCCGGACCGGACACCGCACCGCTACGGGCGCGGCGACGTGGTCCTGGGCTGCGCCGGCTACGACCCCTCGCGTTCGGTGCTGATCTTCTCCCGCTCTGATCACCGGGCCGATTTCGGGGCCGCAAAGGACGGCGGCGTCGTTGCGCGGGTCGTCTCAGGGCGCGGGGTCCTCGACCGCTGGGCCACCGGCGACGCGATCACCGGGGCCGAGCGGGTGCTCTCCTGGGCCGACCGCTCCACCTCGTTCACGACCGCCGACCCGGCGACGCCCCTTGAGGAGGGGGCCGAGATCGTCACCAGGGTCGAGATCGCCGCCGAGGGCTATGGCGAGGGGGCGGTGGACACCACGACCGCCCGGTCGGTCGAGCACCTCCTCCTCTCGATGGAGAAAGGGACGTTCGTCATCGGGCGGGCGGCCTCCACCTTCATCAGGGACGAATCGATGATCCCGATGGAAGTGCCGGCAGAACTGAAACGGCCGCGGCGGGAGGGTGCGGTCACCGTCAGGGCGACCGGCGGGTCGGTCGGCGGGATCTATATCTACCGCGAGGAGATCCCGGCCCACCCGGCCCACACCCTCGCCGGGCAGGTGGTCCACGGGTTTGAGATCGTCAAACTCGCCGACTCCGGCCAGCGCTTCTCGGTCTCGGTCGCCCCGCCGCGCTTCGACCTGGTGGGAATGCCGCTTGCAGCGGCAGAGGCCGTTGCCAGGGAGCGCGGCGTTTCCCTGGTGCTGGAAGGCGACGGGGAGGACCTGATCGTCGTCGGCCAGAAACCGGCCACGACGCTCGAGGCCCTTGCCGCGGGTGCGGTCACCCTTGCCGTTCTTCCGGCGGCGCAGGTGATCTCCATCACCCTCGACGACGAGAACGCCCCCAATACCTGCGACATCTTCAGGCGGGCGACCGGTCTGCGGACCCATATGGTCGGCTCGATGCCGGTGCTCTTCAAGTTCGAGGACGTCAGCCTCTTCCAGCCCTCGATCAAGAAGAAGATCAATATCCTGCCCGAGAACACCCCGAAGGACGTCGTCCCTGCGGGCTCGCTTGCGATGACGAACGAGTCCAGAAAGGGCGTCGGCATGGTCGGTGTTCGGGTGACCGACAACTCGGAGTTCGGGCCCACCTCCGAGCCGTTCGAGGGGACGAACCTCATCGGCCGGGTGCTCGACCTGGACAAACTGGCGGGCCTGAAAGAAGGCGGGACCGTCTATGTGCGGGAGGTGCGAAAGAATGGCTGAATATACTCCTGCCTACGTCGGCACGGTCACAAAATATGTTTTTATCGAGTCTCCTCACCTGACCCCGAAGGACCTCGCCCTCAGGGCCTACGAGATCTCGGGCGGCGTCATGATCAAGGAGACCTGTTTCGGGATGCAGGTGACCGGGAAACCCGACGAGGTCGAGACCTTGATCGCCCGGATCCGCGAGTTCGACCCGTCCCATATCTATGTGAAGGACCGGGGCTTTCCGCCCGGCGACGAGCGCCGGTGCCGGGCGAATCTCGGCGGGGCGCGGCCCGGATACCTGGGCCACGAGTTCGAGATGGGCCGGATCCGCTATATCGCGCGGGGGCTCGAAGCGGCGGCGACGGCGGTGCCGGCCGTTCCGGAGCGGGGCAGGCCTCTCGACGCCCGAAAACTAAAAGAACTGATGGAAGCAGAGGAGCCGTAAATCATGGTGAAAGTCTTTATCTATCCGGCAACGAGCCTCATCCTCTCCGATATGGTCGCCCGGTTCGGGCACGAGCCGATCGGGTCGGCCCTGGGGATCCGCGAACGTATCCAGACCCCTGGTTTTGAGAGCCCGCCCCTCCAGATCACCCCCGAAGAACCGAAGAAGGGGCTGAAATGGGCGGCGGTCGAGGTGCCCTCGGGCGTTCGCGGCCGCATGGCGATCTACGGCCCCCTCATCGAGCAGTCCGAGGCGGCGATCATCATCCGCGAGGCGGACTTCGCCTTCGGGTGCATGGGGTGCGCCCGGACCAACGAACTGATCCAGTTCAGTCTCCGCCATAGGGGCATCCCGGTCCTCGACCTTGAATATCCGTCGTCAGACGAGGAAGGCGTCGCTTTCGTCGCCGCCATCAGGGCGTTTCTCGCCGGTCTCACGAAGGAGGAGGCCGCATGACCGAAAAAGTGCGGATCGCCCAGCTCTCCTGCGGGCCCGAATACTCCGGCGTCCAGAAGGAGATCGACGAAGCCGCCGCCATGGTCGACGCCGAGATCTTCTTCCCTGACATCATGCTCGCCGACGTCCGGAAGGGCTTCGAAGAATTCGGGCTCGACGTGCGGAGCCCTGACTTAAAACTCGCCATCGCCCGGGCGAGGGCGCTCGTCGACGGGCGGATCGACGCCGACGCCGTCTTCA from Methanofollis liminatans DSM 4140 encodes:
- a CDS encoding methanogenesis marker 5 protein, translating into MVKVFIYPATSLILSDMVARFGHEPIGSALGIRERIQTPGFESPPLQITPEEPKKGLKWAAVEVPSGVRGRMAIYGPLIEQSEAAIIIREADFAFGCMGCARTNELIQFSLRHRGIPVLDLEYPSSDEEGVAFVAAIRAFLAGLTKEEAA
- the atwA gene encoding methyl coenzyme M reductase system, component A2, coding for MTALITVENLCMDFGGKRALNNINFEVAEGEIVGIIGRSGSGKTVLLHLIRGVDQPPTSGRVIYHVAACEGCGWVDVPSAAGKTCPKCGQTLQPTDFDLWDPSNETMKRRIMARTAIMFQRTFALYGNDRVIENVLHALEDINYPSSKAVNRAADLLDEVRLSHRMMHIARDLSGGEKQRVVLARQLAKEPFVLFADEPTGTLDPGTANLVHSMLNEAARNNDMGMMVTSHFSQVIEDVADRAIMLKDGEIEAIGSPQEVIAHFMEGISDAETYTRTDLGANVLIARDVIKRYLSVDRGMVKAVNGVSFEVAEKEIFGIIGKSGAGKTTLSRMISGIIEPTSGEMNVRIGEEWVDMTKPGIEFRGRAKGYIGLLHQEYDLFPHRTVLDNLTDAIGLEFPKELAIRKAVITLRMAGFTEEKSREILDRKPGELSEGERHRVALAQVLIREPRIVILDEPTGTMDPITKIDVKHSIMHAREQMDETFIVVSHDMEFVRDICDRVALMRGGKIIALGTSAEVLARLTDEEREIMGKPGA
- a CDS encoding ribose 1,5-bisphosphate isomerase is translated as MLLNETAEQIRSMEIRGAGRIARSAVAALRDHAAGLDTSDTASFLRSMKEAADLLVATRPTAVSLPNAVQAVMRSLEGVKGVEEGRAAIKAASDSFILSSRHAVEWIGEIGARHISDGDVILTHCNSEAALSCILTAHREGKAIEVFATEVRPRNQGLLTIQALNDAGIPTNFIVDSAVRSYINDVDLVITGADAITVNGAVVNKIGTAQIALTAHEARTPMLVAAETYKFAPRTILGERIAIEERETAEVLDPAIAAGLPHVRVRNPAFDVTPGRYVDLIVTEIGAIPPAMAYMIIRDHLGWGIGEFHKAFEIDERIQE
- the mmp3 gene encoding methyl-coenzyme M reductase-associated protein Mmp3, translated to MHVLLDGRRVEVAAGATIGDLLPGWDTTTVVAVIRPAAKQAAQTGHIRLSTTAGEVVIETTPLFAAVFGDDIDIFNGELSLRWNDRYAAAFGPFPSAILPDRTPHRYGRGDVVLGCAGYDPSRSVLIFSRSDHRADFGAAKDGGVVARVVSGRGVLDRWATGDAITGAERVLSWADRSTSFTTADPATPLEEGAEIVTRVEIAAEGYGEGAVDTTTARSVEHLLLSMEKGTFVIGRAASTFIRDESMIPMEVPAELKRPRREGAVTVRATGGSVGGIYIYREEIPAHPAHTLAGQVVHGFEIVKLADSGQRFSVSVAPPRFDLVGMPLAAAEAVARERGVSLVLEGDGEDLIVVGQKPATTLEALAAGAVTLAVLPAAQVISITLDDENAPNTCDIFRRATGLRTHMVGSMPVLFKFEDVSLFQPSIKKKINILPENTPKDVVPAGSLAMTNESRKGVGMVGVRVTDNSEFGPTSEPFEGTNLIGRVLDLDKLAGLKEGGTVYVREVRKNG
- a CDS encoding HAD family hydrolase, with translation MTVAVVFDSAGTLLRSYRTARDVRTGEILSDVETTLLTCLDRARVLIALNAHSRDVIGAPPDQLLSSYLCAQNIGFGVSCLRQITPHEDLARILYSDTNAMVGDLQACIRDVWGTLKEESLVVMDSGAILNLTMPGIEFTVTAGGRPFEGAKEAIADLHAMGVATFIASGDRAAKLERIADHLGIPRDQVHGIATPSIKAQIVDDLKKCYDAVVMVGDGINDLQAFRKADVAILSEQQSKEKPLELCKAADYIVGSVREVVPIIRDLSGDAIVPI
- a CDS encoding methanogenesis marker 6 protein; protein product: MAEYTPAYVGTVTKYVFIESPHLTPKDLALRAYEISGGVMIKETCFGMQVTGKPDEVETLIARIREFDPSHIYVKDRGFPPGDERRCRANLGGARPGYLGHEFEMGRIRYIARGLEAAATAVPAVPERGRPLDARKLKELMEAEEP